One window of the Terriglobia bacterium genome contains the following:
- a CDS encoding HAMP domain-containing protein, which translates to MREKFVKAQPLSAVEVVDSRLVLRVLTDFRKGDFTARLPVDSTGVAGKVYDTINEIIDLNSRLTRELERISNVVGKEGKIRQRVSLPGAAGGWAECVDSVNSLVGDLIQPITDVSRVIGAVAKGDLSQTMDLEVEGRHLTGEFLRTARTVNTMVDQLSTFTSEVIRVAREVGTEGKLGGQAKVKGVSGAWKDLTDNVNSMAANLTNQVRNIAEVTTAVAKGDLSKKITVDVRGEILELKNTINTMVDQLNSFASEVTRVAREVGTEGKLGGQAVVKGVGGTWKDLTDSVNFMANNLTRQVRNIAEVTTAVARGDLSKKITVDVRGEILELKNTINIMVDQLNSFASEVTRVAREVGTEGKLGGQADVQGVGGTWKDLTDSVNFMASNLTNQVRNIAAVTTAVAKGDLSKKITVDARGEILELKNTVNTMVDQLNSFASEVTRVAREVGTEGRLGGQADVKGVAGTWKDLTDSVNFMAGNLTSQVRNIADVSTAIARGDLSKKITVDARGEILELKNTINTMVDQLSSFASEVTRVAREVGTEGRLGGQADVKGVAGTWKDLTDSVNFMAGNLTSQVRNIAEVSTAIANGDLSKKITVDVKGEILELKNTINTMVDQLNAFASEVTRVAREVGTEGRLGGQAEVGGVAGTWRDLTESVNFMASNLTNQVRNIAAVTTAVARGDLSKKITVDARGEILELKNTVNTMVDQLNSFASEVTRVAREVGTEGKLGGQADVRGVAGTWKDLTDSVNFMAGNLTTQVRNIAAVTTAVANGDLSKKITVEVRGEILELKNTVNTMVDQLNSFASEVTRVAREVGTEGRLGGQAEVKGVAGTWKDLTDSVNIMASNLTAQVRSISKVVTSVANGNLKRKLVLEAKGEIEQLAETINEMIDTLATFADQVTTVAREVGIEGKLGGQANVPNAAGTWRDLTDNVNRMAAALTSQVRAIADVATAVTKGDLSRSITVDAAGEVAALKESINEMIRNLRETTKRNTEQDWLKTNLARFTRLLQGQRDLLAVSKLILAELAPLANIQHGVFYINDSTDGEPDLRLLASYAFNTRKNVITRIRAGQGIVGQAAFEQQRILLTDVPPDYIQIGSALGEATPVNVIVLPVLFEGQVKAVIELASFHRFSDIHITFFDQLTEIIGIMLNTITATMRTEELLKQSQSLAGELQSRQSELTETNAQLQQQAKTLQESEERLKAQQEELQQTNEELEEKARLLFQQNKEVERKNSEIEKARASLEEKAAQLALTSKYKSEFLANMSHELRTPLNSMLILSRLLWENQDRNLTDKQIEYAQTIHASGDDLLELINEILDLSKVESGTMEIEARRVPVSEIRDYVQKNFEAVAGAKGLTFSVDVRRTAPRTIWTDQGRLQQILKNLLSNAFKFTDDGSVTLRIEAATDGWSDGHRSLDEAEQVVAFSVTDTGIGIPADKHRIIFEAFQQADGTITRRYGGTGLGLSISREIAQLLGGEIRVSSEPGKGSTFTLYLPRKREGIAEARDLVTETARESARPQAHAREDHPGDDREDIQDGERVLLIVDPEPEAASRLLAMAREHGFKAIIETYPDNTFADIREYSPDAMILAVSDETWVILDRLKHDLATRHIPVQVIGQSADRQRTLNLGAFSFTEQEASGDAIGRSIDLLKEFVDRQMKRLLVVEDDENQRNAIVELIGDGDIETTAVSTGDEALQALRATHFDCMVIDLGLPDMSGFDVLEKLKKEFGLHDLPVIVYTAKELSGKEETRLRKLAESIVIKDARSPERLLAETSLFLHRVSAKLSPSKRRILEEESNADPVLAGKKVLIIDDDVRNIFSLTSLLERHHMEVAFAENGRDGIELLKASQDVDVILVDIMMPEMDGYETMREIRKMRRFKDTPMIALTAKAMRGDLEKCVEAGASDYISKPADVDRLLSLLRMYLAA; encoded by the coding sequence ATGCGAGAAAAATTCGTCAAGGCCCAACCTCTATCCGCCGTCGAGGTGGTGGACAGCCGTCTCGTTCTGCGTGTGTTGACCGACTTCAGAAAAGGCGACTTCACCGCGCGGCTGCCTGTCGACAGTACCGGCGTTGCCGGCAAGGTTTACGACACGATCAACGAGATCATCGATTTGAATTCGCGGCTGACGCGTGAATTGGAGCGGATCAGCAACGTCGTCGGGAAAGAGGGAAAAATCCGGCAGCGGGTTTCGTTGCCCGGCGCTGCGGGTGGCTGGGCCGAGTGCGTCGATTCTGTGAATAGTCTGGTGGGCGATTTGATTCAGCCGATCACCGATGTTTCGCGCGTGATCGGAGCCGTCGCGAAAGGCGATCTTTCCCAGACGATGGACCTTGAAGTGGAAGGCCGCCATCTGACCGGTGAATTCCTGCGCACGGCAAGAACCGTCAATACGATGGTCGATCAGCTCAGCACGTTCACATCGGAAGTGATCCGCGTGGCCCGCGAAGTGGGAACCGAAGGGAAGCTGGGCGGACAGGCCAAGGTGAAAGGCGTCAGCGGCGCCTGGAAAGATCTCACCGACAACGTCAACTCGATGGCCGCGAACCTCACGAACCAGGTGCGCAACATCGCGGAGGTAACAACGGCTGTCGCGAAGGGCGATCTTTCCAAGAAAATTACCGTCGACGTGCGCGGAGAAATCCTTGAGCTCAAGAACACCATCAACACAATGGTGGATCAGCTGAACTCCTTCGCGTCGGAAGTGACGCGCGTGGCGCGTGAAGTGGGAACCGAGGGAAAGCTGGGCGGCCAGGCGGTTGTGAAAGGCGTCGGCGGAACCTGGAAAGACCTCACGGACAGCGTGAATTTCATGGCGAACAACCTGACCCGTCAGGTGCGCAACATCGCCGAAGTCACGACGGCGGTCGCGCGCGGCGACCTCTCGAAAAAGATCACCGTCGATGTGCGCGGCGAGATTCTCGAACTCAAGAACACCATCAACATCATGGTGGACCAGTTGAACTCGTTCGCGTCGGAAGTGACCCGCGTGGCGCGCGAAGTCGGGACCGAAGGGAAGCTTGGCGGCCAGGCCGATGTCCAGGGCGTTGGCGGCACGTGGAAGGATCTGACGGACAGCGTGAATTTCATGGCATCCAACCTCACCAATCAGGTGCGGAACATCGCCGCTGTGACCACCGCCGTCGCGAAGGGCGATCTCTCGAAGAAAATCACCGTCGATGCGCGCGGTGAAATTCTCGAACTCAAGAACACAGTCAACACCATGGTGGACCAGTTGAACTCCTTCGCCTCCGAAGTGACACGCGTGGCGCGTGAAGTCGGAACCGAAGGCCGCCTGGGCGGTCAGGCGGATGTGAAAGGCGTTGCGGGGACCTGGAAGGATCTGACCGACAGTGTGAATTTCATGGCCGGAAACCTCACCTCCCAGGTCCGGAACATCGCGGACGTGTCGACGGCGATAGCCCGCGGCGACCTTTCGAAGAAGATCACGGTCGATGCGCGGGGCGAAATCCTCGAGCTGAAGAACACCATCAACACGATGGTCGATCAGCTCTCGTCGTTCGCTTCAGAGGTGACGCGTGTCGCCCGCGAAGTCGGAACCGAAGGACGTCTGGGAGGCCAGGCCGATGTGAAGGGCGTTGCGGGCACCTGGAAGGATCTGACAGACAGCGTGAATTTCATGGCGGGCAACCTGACTTCGCAGGTGAGAAACATTGCAGAGGTATCGACGGCGATTGCGAACGGTGATCTGTCCAAGAAAATCACTGTTGATGTCAAAGGCGAGATCCTCGAGCTCAAGAACACCATCAACACGATGGTGGATCAGCTGAATGCCTTCGCGTCGGAAGTGACGCGCGTGGCGCGTGAAGTGGGAACGGAAGGCCGGCTGGGCGGCCAGGCGGAAGTGGGAGGCGTCGCCGGCACATGGAGAGATCTTACGGAAAGCGTGAACTTCATGGCGTCGAACCTGACCAACCAGGTCCGCAATATTGCGGCCGTGACCACTGCTGTCGCGCGCGGCGATCTCTCCAAGAAGATCACGGTCGATGCGCGCGGCGAGATTCTCGAATTGAAGAACACCGTCAATACCATGGTGGACCAGCTCAACTCATTCGCGTCGGAAGTGACGCGCGTGGCGCGCGAAGTCGGAACCGAAGGGAAGCTGGGAGGCCAGGCCGACGTGCGCGGCGTGGCGGGGACCTGGAAGGATCTGACCGACAGCGTGAACTTCATGGCCGGGAATCTGACCACTCAAGTCCGGAACATCGCTGCCGTAACGACGGCGGTGGCGAACGGCGATCTTTCCAAAAAAATCACAGTCGAGGTTAGGGGAGAAATTCTCGAACTGAAGAACACCGTCAATACCATGGTGGACCAGCTCAACTCGTTCGCATCGGAAGTGACGCGCGTGGCGCGCGAGGTAGGAACGGAGGGAAGGCTGGGAGGGCAGGCGGAGGTGAAGGGCGTCGCCGGAACGTGGAAAGATCTGACCGACAGCGTGAATATCATGGCGTCGAACCTGACGGCCCAGGTGCGCAGCATTTCCAAAGTGGTGACGTCGGTTGCGAACGGCAACCTGAAGCGGAAGCTGGTCCTCGAAGCGAAAGGCGAAATCGAACAGCTCGCCGAAACGATCAACGAAATGATCGACACGCTCGCGACCTTCGCCGACCAGGTGACCACGGTGGCGCGCGAAGTCGGTATCGAAGGGAAGCTGGGCGGCCAGGCGAATGTGCCGAATGCCGCCGGCACGTGGCGGGATCTGACCGATAACGTGAACCGCATGGCGGCGGCGTTGACCTCGCAGGTCCGCGCCATCGCGGATGTCGCGACAGCGGTGACGAAAGGTGACCTGTCGCGATCGATCACGGTGGATGCCGCGGGAGAAGTGGCGGCTCTCAAAGAGAGCATCAACGAGATGATCCGGAATCTACGCGAGACCACCAAGCGGAACACCGAGCAGGACTGGCTCAAGACCAACCTCGCGCGATTCACCCGCTTGCTGCAGGGCCAGCGCGACCTGCTGGCCGTCTCGAAACTGATCCTGGCCGAGCTGGCGCCCCTCGCGAACATCCAGCACGGCGTCTTCTATATCAATGACTCCACCGACGGCGAGCCGGATCTGCGCCTGCTGGCCAGCTACGCTTTCAATACCCGCAAAAACGTCATCACGCGGATTCGCGCCGGACAGGGAATCGTCGGCCAGGCCGCGTTCGAACAGCAGCGGATATTGCTGACCGATGTGCCGCCGGATTACATCCAGATCGGCTCCGCGCTTGGAGAAGCCACGCCGGTCAATGTCATCGTTCTGCCGGTGCTGTTTGAAGGGCAGGTCAAGGCCGTTATCGAGCTGGCCTCGTTCCACCGCTTCAGCGACATTCACATCACATTTTTCGACCAGTTGACCGAGATCATCGGCATCATGCTCAACACGATCACGGCGACCATGCGCACGGAAGAACTGCTGAAACAGTCCCAGTCGCTTGCGGGAGAGCTGCAATCCCGCCAGTCGGAACTTACGGAGACCAATGCCCAGCTTCAGCAGCAGGCCAAAACGCTGCAGGAATCCGAAGAAAGGCTCAAAGCGCAGCAGGAAGAACTCCAGCAGACCAACGAAGAACTCGAGGAGAAAGCCCGACTGCTCTTCCAGCAGAACAAGGAAGTCGAGCGCAAGAACAGCGAGATCGAAAAGGCGCGGGCCTCGCTCGAAGAGAAGGCGGCCCAGCTTGCATTGACGTCGAAGTACAAGTCCGAGTTCCTGGCGAATATGTCGCACGAATTGAGGACGCCGCTCAACAGCATGCTGATCCTGTCGCGGCTGTTGTGGGAAAACCAGGACCGCAACCTCACGGACAAGCAGATCGAGTATGCGCAGACCATCCACGCATCGGGGGACGACCTCCTGGAATTGATCAACGAGATCCTGGATCTCTCGAAGGTCGAGTCCGGAACGATGGAAATCGAGGCGCGGCGAGTACCGGTCTCCGAGATCCGAGACTACGTCCAGAAAAACTTCGAGGCCGTAGCCGGCGCCAAGGGGCTGACATTTTCAGTCGACGTCCGCAGGACGGCGCCGCGGACGATATGGACCGACCAGGGCCGATTGCAGCAGATTCTCAAGAACCTCCTGTCCAATGCCTTCAAGTTCACCGACGACGGCTCTGTGACGCTTCGGATCGAAGCGGCCACCGACGGATGGAGCGATGGCCACCGGTCCCTCGACGAGGCAGAACAGGTGGTGGCGTTTTCGGTGACGGATACCGGGATCGGAATTCCGGCAGACAAGCATCGCATCATCTTTGAAGCCTTTCAGCAGGCGGATGGAACAATCACGAGAAGGTATGGTGGAACCGGTCTTGGACTTTCGATCAGCCGGGAGATTGCCCAGTTGCTCGGCGGAGAGATTCGGGTTTCGAGCGAGCCCGGCAAGGGCAGCACGTTTACGCTATATCTGCCGCGCAAGCGGGAAGGTATCGCCGAGGCCCGGGATCTCGTGACGGAGACTGCCCGCGAGTCCGCCCGCCCTCAAGCGCACGCGCGCGAAGATCACCCGGGGGACGATCGTGAGGATATCCAGGACGGCGAGCGGGTCCTTCTGATCGTGGATCCGGAGCCCGAAGCTGCAAGCCGGCTGCTCGCAATGGCGCGTGAGCACGGATTCAAGGCCATCATCGAAACCTATCCGGATAACACATTCGCAGACATACGCGAGTACAGCCCGGATGCCATGATTCTCGCGGTGTCCGATGAGACCTGGGTCATCCTCGATCGCCTGAAACATGATCTGGCGACGCGGCACATTCCTGTTCAGGTTATCGGCCAAAGCGCGGACCGCCAGCGCACGCTCAATCTAGGAGCGTTTTCATTCACGGAGCAGGAAGCCTCCGGTGATGCGATAGGCCGGAGCATCGACTTGCTGAAGGAGTTTGTCGACCGGCAGATGAAGCGGTTGCTGGTTGTCGAGGACGACGAGAATCAGCGCAACGCCATCGTGGAGCTGATCGGCGATGGTGACATTGAAACAACAGCGGTATCGACCGGTGACGAAGCACTTCAAGCTCTGCGTGCAACCCACTTCGACTGCATGGTGATTGATCTCGGATTGCCGGATATGTCCGGGTTTGACGTTCTGGAAAAACTGAAGAAGGAATTCGGCCTTCATGATCTGCCCGTCATCGTGTACACGGCCAAGGAGCTTTCAGGAAAGGAGGAAACGCGTCTCCGCAAGCTTGCCGAATCGATTGTCATCAAGGATGCCCGCTCTCCCGAACGCCTGCTGGCGGAAACCTCGTTGTTCCTGCACCGCGTGTCCGCCAAGCTGTCTCCGTCCAAGAGGCGGATACTGGAAGAAGAGAGCAACGCCGATCCCGTTCTGGCTGGAAAGAAAGTCCTTATTATTGACGATGATGTGCGAAATATTTTCAGCCTCACGAGCCTTCTCGAGCGTCACCACATGGAGGTGGCCTTCGCGGAGAATGGCCGCGACGGAATCGAGCTGTTGAAGGCGTCCCAGGACGTTGATGTTATTCTGGTCGACATCATGATGCCGGAGATGGACGGATACGAAACCATGCGCGAGATCCGTAAAATGCGCCGTTTCAAAGACACGCCGATGATCGCGCTGACGGCCAAGGCCATGAGAGGCGACCTGGAGAAGTGCGTCGAAGCCGGCGCCTCGGACTATATCTCGAAGCCGGCGGATGTGGACCGCCTCCTCTCGTTGCTGAGGATGTACCTTGCGGCATAA
- a CDS encoding response regulator transcription factor encodes MRILVVEDDFDAREMLQTLLQADGHDVVAAANGEEGWRAFIESHFSVVITDWRMPDLDGLELCRRIRAAGSPRYSYILLLTALNSKANYLTAMTAGLDDFMPKPYDPEELRARLIVAERIVGLQDRVKHLEGVLPTCMYCKKIRDENSRWVDIEQYISQRTEASFSHGVCPTCYEDVVKPELDRVRPR; translated from the coding sequence ATGCGAATCCTCGTTGTGGAAGACGATTTTGACGCGCGCGAAATGCTGCAGACGCTCTTGCAGGCCGACGGGCATGATGTCGTCGCTGCGGCCAATGGTGAAGAAGGATGGCGTGCCTTCATTGAGTCCCACTTTTCGGTGGTGATCACGGATTGGCGTATGCCGGACCTCGATGGTCTGGAACTCTGCCGCCGGATTCGTGCCGCCGGATCGCCGCGCTATTCCTACATTCTGCTCCTCACTGCCCTGAACAGTAAGGCAAATTACCTGACCGCGATGACCGCCGGGCTCGATGACTTTATGCCTAAGCCATACGATCCTGAGGAGTTGCGCGCGCGATTGATCGTTGCCGAGCGCATCGTCGGCTTGCAGGACCGCGTCAAGCATCTGGAAGGGGTCCTCCCCACCTGTATGTACTGCAAAAAGATCCGCGACGAAAACAGCCGCTGGGTCGATATCGAGCAGTACATCAGCCAGCGTACAGAGGCGTCATTCAGCCACGGTGTATGTCCCACCTGCTACGAAGACGTCGTCAAGCCTGAACTCGATCGCGTTCGGCCCCGCTAA